The following are encoded together in the Fundidesulfovibrio putealis DSM 16056 genome:
- a CDS encoding sensor domain-containing diguanylate cyclase encodes MLCLDGHVDSFAILDHLPIALAVVDARSRDVLMLNHKFVQLSGYTEAQITNERDWFPLAYPDARYRERIEQAWRRRANSAWNHQCDVEPLESMVTCADGRVCSIRAHLACHHGMNIITLVDITDQKQLQGQLQQQASTDSLTGLSNRRAFFAGMEQVLALSSRHLRPVSIMLADIDHFKEVNDTFGHQAGDAVLRHVAQLIRKTLRASDMAARVGGEEFALLLPETGRSGAFRMADRLRLAIAENICIHGDQPIPITISFGLACLEAHHSGDAPSCDEFLRAADSALYASKRAGRNRVSHQEMRIP; translated from the coding sequence ATGCTTTGTCTTGACGGCCATGTAGACTCTTTCGCGATTCTGGATCACTTGCCGATTGCGTTGGCAGTTGTGGATGCCCGCTCTCGGGATGTGCTGATGCTCAATCATAAATTCGTCCAGCTGTCCGGGTATACGGAAGCGCAGATAACCAACGAGCGTGACTGGTTCCCGCTTGCCTATCCGGATGCCCGCTACCGCGAGCGCATCGAGCAGGCGTGGCGCAGACGGGCGAACTCCGCCTGGAACCATCAATGCGACGTCGAACCCCTGGAATCCATGGTCACTTGCGCGGACGGCCGCGTTTGCAGCATCCGCGCACATCTCGCCTGCCACCACGGCATGAACATCATCACCCTGGTGGACATCACCGACCAGAAGCAGCTCCAGGGGCAACTCCAGCAGCAGGCCTCCACGGATTCGCTCACCGGACTCTCCAACCGCCGGGCGTTTTTTGCGGGCATGGAGCAGGTCCTTGCGCTGTCGTCGCGCCACCTTCGCCCTGTGTCCATCATGCTGGCCGACATCGACCATTTCAAGGAAGTCAACGACACGTTCGGGCATCAGGCCGGGGACGCCGTGCTGCGCCATGTGGCGCAGCTCATTCGCAAGACCCTGCGGGCGAGCGACATGGCCGCGCGGGTGGGCGGCGAGGAGTTCGCGCTGCTTCTCCCTGAGACCGGGCGGTCAGGAGCCTTCCGCATGGCCGACCGTCTGCGCCTGGCCATAGCCGAGAACATCTGCATCCACGGGGACCAGCCCATCCCGATCACCATCAGCTTCGGTCTGGCCTGCCTGGAAGCGCATCACTCCGGCGACGCCCCCAGCTGCGACGAGTTCCTGCGCGCGGCGGATTCGGCCCTCTACGCCTCCAAGCGTGCAGGGCGTAACCGCGTGAGCCACCAGGAGATGCGCATTCCCTGA
- the dsrP gene encoding sulfate reduction electron transfer complex DsrMKJOP subunit DsrP, translated as MIEKALKGSPRYFGALMVFLAIMGIGGGFYLVQLNQGLMITGLSRDVSWGFYIAQFTYMVGVAASAVMLVLPYYFHHYKAYSKMIIMGEFLAIAAVIMCLGFIVIDIGQPQRMLNVLINSTPGSVLFWDMVVLNGYLILNAVIGWTSLMAYWKRVSPPTWVKPLVYTSIIWAFSIHTVTAFLYAGLPGRHYWLTAILAARFLSSAFCSGPSILLLLMLLAKKLTKFDPGNEAIKSLSTTITYAMCVNVFFFLLEVFTAFYSNMPGHMDPILFLFSGFEGHTYMTPFMWTAAALGLTSLFLLIPPKWRENRDILVPALIMLVIGTWIDKGMGLIAAGFTPNPFEKVTEYLPTGPELMIALMIYAVGGFVLTILWKIALEVRAEVEGEPGK; from the coding sequence ATGATCGAAAAAGCCCTCAAGGGAAGCCCTCGCTACTTCGGAGCGCTGATGGTCTTTCTGGCCATCATGGGCATCGGCGGCGGGTTCTACCTGGTGCAGCTCAACCAAGGCCTGATGATCACGGGCTTGTCCCGCGACGTCTCCTGGGGATTCTACATCGCCCAGTTCACCTACATGGTCGGCGTGGCCGCGTCCGCCGTCATGCTGGTGCTGCCCTATTACTTCCACCACTACAAAGCCTACTCCAAGATGATCATCATGGGCGAGTTCCTCGCCATCGCGGCGGTCATCATGTGTCTGGGCTTCATCGTCATCGACATCGGCCAGCCGCAGCGCATGCTGAACGTGCTGATCAACTCCACGCCCGGTTCCGTGCTCTTCTGGGACATGGTGGTCCTGAACGGCTACCTGATCCTGAACGCGGTCATCGGCTGGACCAGCCTCATGGCGTACTGGAAGCGCGTTTCGCCGCCCACGTGGGTCAAGCCCCTGGTGTACACCTCCATCATCTGGGCCTTCTCCATCCACACGGTCACGGCGTTCCTGTACGCGGGCCTGCCCGGCCGCCACTATTGGCTCACCGCCATCCTGGCCGCCCGCTTCCTGTCCTCGGCGTTCTGCTCCGGTCCCTCGATCCTCTTGCTGCTGATGCTTCTGGCCAAGAAGCTCACCAAGTTCGATCCGGGCAACGAGGCCATCAAGAGCCTGTCCACCACCATCACCTATGCCATGTGCGTGAACGTGTTCTTCTTCCTGCTGGAAGTGTTCACCGCGTTCTACTCGAACATGCCCGGACACATGGACCCCATCCTGTTCCTGTTCTCCGGCTTCGAGGGCCACACCTACATGACCCCGTTCATGTGGACCGCCGCCGCGCTTGGCCTGACCTCCCTGTTCCTGCTCATCCCGCCCAAGTGGCGTGAAAACAGGGACATCCTGGTCCCCGCCCTGATCATGCTGGTCATCGGCACCTGGATCGACAAGGGCATGGGCCTGATCGCCGCAGGCTTCACCCCCAACCCCTTCGAGAAGGTCACCGAGTACCTGCCCACCGGGCCGGAACTGATGATCGCTCTGATGATCTACGCGGTGGGCGGCTTCGTGCTGACCATCCTGTGGAAGATCGCCCTGGAAGTGCGGGCCGAAGTGGAAGGCGAGCCCGGCAAGTAA
- the dapF gene encoding diaminopimelate epimerase — MTCDFTLGQGVAFHKMQGCGNDFVIIDNRELAVPVERMPEWARLVCRKCFGVGADGLIFLETAPQGSGLDFRWHFYNADGSRAEMCGNGARCASKLGNLLGFASKKHVLGTDAGGVRSEVLDNGQVKVRLTPPQDLRPGQVLDVDGEKLTVHFVNTGVPHAVVFLDDVSLADVKRLGKAIRFHEAFAPKGTNANFVTVKDSGSLLLRTYERGVEDETYACGTGACASAVIAHSLGLSGPEVNVTTTGGEVLGVSLEEGHVVLRGAAEVCFSGVLYPKALGLSLG, encoded by the coding sequence ATGACGTGCGACTTCACTCTGGGCCAGGGCGTGGCCTTCCATAAGATGCAGGGCTGCGGAAACGATTTCGTGATCATCGACAACCGCGAGCTGGCGGTTCCCGTGGAACGCATGCCCGAATGGGCCAGGCTGGTCTGCCGCAAATGCTTCGGCGTGGGCGCGGACGGCCTGATCTTCCTGGAAACCGCGCCCCAGGGCTCGGGCCTTGATTTTCGCTGGCACTTCTACAACGCCGACGGCTCGCGCGCCGAGATGTGCGGCAATGGCGCGCGCTGCGCCAGCAAACTCGGTAATCTGCTGGGCTTCGCATCCAAAAAGCATGTTCTGGGCACCGACGCAGGCGGCGTCAGGTCCGAGGTGCTGGACAACGGGCAGGTGAAGGTGCGCCTGACGCCCCCCCAGGATCTGCGCCCCGGACAGGTGCTGGACGTGGACGGCGAAAAGCTCACGGTGCACTTCGTGAACACCGGCGTTCCCCATGCCGTGGTCTTCCTGGACGACGTGTCCCTGGCCGACGTCAAACGCCTGGGCAAGGCCATCCGGTTCCACGAGGCCTTCGCGCCCAAGGGCACCAACGCCAACTTCGTCACCGTGAAGGATTCCGGCAGCCTGCTGCTTCGCACCTACGAGCGCGGCGTGGAAGACGAGACCTACGCCTGCGGCACCGGCGCGTGCGCCTCCGCCGTGATCGCCCATTCGCTTGGGCTTTCCGGCCCCGAGGTGAACGTGACCACCACCGGCGGCGAAGTGCTCGGGGTGAGCCTGGAAGAGGGCCACGTGGTCCTGCGCGGTGCGGCCGAGGTGTGTTTCAGCGGCGTGCTTTATCCCAAGGCCCTCGGCCTGAGCCTGGGCTAG
- a CDS encoding VOC family protein — protein MIRFTGINHLAMATGDMEATIRFWRDLLGMRLVAGIGHPGYRHYFLEISETDMIAFFEWPNVKPLEPKDHGVPVEVPFAFDHISFGVAERADLWELKAKLEAAGFWASEIIDHGFILSLYSFDPNNIAIEFSWNQPGMDLRKQPRLVDKNPPQVRLEGSEPQPGHWPAPVPIAREDMKIYPGEGREILGRS, from the coding sequence ATGATCCGCTTCACCGGCATCAACCACCTGGCCATGGCCACGGGCGACATGGAAGCCACCATCCGCTTCTGGCGGGACCTGCTGGGCATGCGCCTGGTGGCGGGCATCGGCCATCCCGGATATCGCCACTACTTCCTGGAGATATCCGAGACGGACATGATCGCCTTCTTCGAATGGCCCAACGTCAAGCCGCTTGAGCCCAAGGACCACGGCGTTCCGGTGGAGGTCCCCTTCGCCTTCGACCATATCTCCTTCGGCGTGGCGGAGCGGGCCGACCTGTGGGAACTCAAAGCCAAGCTGGAAGCCGCCGGGTTCTGGGCCTCGGAGATCATAGACCACGGGTTCATCCTGTCGCTCTACAGCTTCGACCCCAACAACATCGCCATCGAGTTCAGCTGGAACCAGCCGGGCATGGACCTGCGCAAGCAGCCCCGACTGGTGGACAAGAACCCTCCTCAGGTGCGCCTGGAGGGCTCCGAACCGCAGCCCGGACACTGGCCCGCGCCCGTGCCCATCGCCCGGGAGGACATGAAGATCTATCCCGGCGAGGGGCGCGAGATACTCGGCAGAAGCTGA